The proteins below come from a single Candidatus Eisenbacteria bacterium genomic window:
- a CDS encoding adenylate kinase — MRLVFLGPPGVGKGTQATRAAAAHGIPQISTGDILREAVRRGSELGVKAGEYMDRGALVPDEVVVGLVAERTARPDCVPGFILDGFPRTVPQAQALDVMLASRGLPLSAVVTMVAPAEEIVRRLSSRRVCPGCGRVYAGNPDGSGPAACEADGQALAQRSDDHPEVIRERLKVYEVQTAPLIGHYGALGLVREVDGLGAVDEVAARIGQVLAGLPGR; from the coding sequence CTGCGGCTGGTGTTCCTGGGCCCGCCGGGGGTGGGCAAGGGCACGCAGGCCACGAGGGCCGCGGCCGCGCACGGGATCCCGCAGATCTCGACCGGCGACATCCTGCGCGAGGCGGTGCGGCGGGGCTCGGAGCTGGGAGTGAAGGCGGGGGAGTACATGGACCGCGGTGCGCTGGTCCCCGACGAGGTGGTCGTGGGACTGGTCGCGGAACGGACCGCCCGGCCGGACTGCGTTCCGGGGTTCATCCTGGACGGCTTCCCGCGGACGGTGCCGCAGGCCCAGGCGCTGGATGTCATGCTGGCCTCGCGCGGGCTGCCGCTGTCCGCGGTGGTGACCATGGTCGCCCCGGCCGAGGAGATCGTGCGGCGCCTCTCGTCGCGGCGGGTGTGTCCCGGCTGCGGCAGGGTGTACGCGGGCAACCCGGACGGCTCCGGGCCCGCGGCCTGCGAGGCCGACGGCCAGGCGCTGGCGCAGCGCTCGGACGACCACCCGGAGGTGATCCGGGAACGGCTGAAGGTGTACGAGGTGCAGACGGCCCCGCTGATCGGCCACTATGGCGCGCTGGGCCTGGTCCGCGAAGTGGACGGCCTCGGCGCGGTGGATGAGGTGGCGGCGCGGATCGGGCAGGTCTTGGCGGGCCTGCCGGGACGATAG
- the map gene encoding type I methionyl aminopeptidase gives MVHLRSAREIELIRESARIVAGCLQHLKSKVRVGVTTEELDQAGREFIEGHGGRCAFLGYRGYPASICASVNEEVVHGIPSGRKLKEGDVVSLDVGVQKDGYFGDASLTVPVGDVDPGTLRLLRVTEEALALAVAAAQPGNRLGDVGHAVQSHVEAAGFSVVRSLVGHGIGREMHEEPQVPNYGLPGRGPRLQAGMVMAIEPMVNLGQAETRVLEDGWTVVTLDGKPSAHFEHTVAVTPDGPVILSRP, from the coding sequence ATGGTCCACCTGCGATCGGCCAGGGAGATCGAGCTGATCCGCGAAAGTGCGCGGATCGTGGCCGGCTGCCTGCAGCACCTGAAGTCGAAGGTGCGGGTGGGCGTGACCACCGAAGAGCTCGACCAGGCGGGGCGCGAGTTCATCGAGGGCCACGGCGGCCGCTGCGCCTTCCTGGGCTACCGCGGCTACCCGGCCAGCATCTGCGCCTCGGTGAACGAGGAAGTGGTGCACGGGATCCCCTCGGGGCGCAAGCTCAAGGAGGGCGACGTGGTGAGCCTGGACGTCGGCGTGCAGAAGGACGGCTACTTCGGCGACGCCTCGCTCACCGTGCCGGTGGGCGACGTGGATCCCGGCACGCTCCGGCTGCTGCGGGTCACGGAGGAGGCGCTGGCGCTGGCGGTGGCCGCGGCGCAGCCGGGCAACCGGCTCGGCGACGTGGGCCACGCGGTGCAGTCCCACGTGGAGGCCGCCGGGTTCTCGGTGGTGCGCTCCCTGGTCGGCCACGGGATCGGCCGGGAGATGCACGAGGAGCCCCAGGTGCCCAACTACGGGCTTCCGGGCCGCGGCCCGAGGCTGCAGGCGGGCATGGTGATGGCGATCGAGCCGATGGTGAACCTGGGCCAGGCCGAGACGCGGGTCCTGGAGGACGGGTGGACGGTGGTGACGCTGGACGGCAAGCCGTCGGCTCACTTCGAGCACACGGTGGCCGTCACGCCGGACGGTCCCGTCATCCTCAGCCGGCCCTGA
- the infA gene encoding translation initiation factor IF-1 encodes MAKQEGIQVEGTVVEPLPNAMFRVELENGHRVLAHISGKMRMHFIKILPGDKVTVELSPYDLDRGRIVYRYK; translated from the coding sequence TTGGCGAAACAGGAAGGAATCCAGGTCGAGGGAACCGTGGTCGAGCCCCTGCCCAACGCGATGTTCCGCGTGGAGCTGGAGAACGGCCACCGAGTCCTGGCCCACATCTCCGGGAAGATGAGGATGCACTTCATCAAGATCCTGCCCGGGGACAAGGTGACCGTGGAGTTGTCGCCCTACGACCTGGACCGCGGCCGCATCGTCTACCGGTACAAGTAG
- the rpmJ gene encoding 50S ribosomal protein L36, which produces MKVRASVKKICEHCKVVRRKGVIRVICSRNPRHKQRQK; this is translated from the coding sequence ATGAAGGTCCGAGCTTCGGTGAAGAAGATTTGCGAGCACTGCAAGGTGGTCCGGCGCAAGGGTGTCATCCGGGTGATCTGCAGTCGCAATCCGCGACACAAGCAGCGTCAGAAGTAG
- the rpsM gene encoding 30S ribosomal protein S13 codes for MARISGIDLPNEKRIEVALTYLYGIGPTTARKIIAQTGVNPSTRVKNLTDEETAKLRGVIENDFKVEGALRTEISMNIKRLMEIGAYRGLRHRRGLPVRGQRTKTNARTRKGPKKTMGAMRKKVAGPAHK; via the coding sequence TTGGCTCGAATTTCAGGCATCGACCTGCCGAACGAAAAGCGCATCGAGGTCGCGCTGACCTACCTGTACGGGATCGGTCCGACCACGGCGCGCAAGATCATCGCCCAGACGGGCGTGAACCCCTCCACGCGGGTGAAGAACCTCACCGACGAGGAGACGGCCAAGCTCCGCGGCGTGATCGAGAACGACTTCAAGGTCGAGGGCGCGCTGCGCACCGAGATCAGCATGAACATCAAGCGCCTGATGGAGATCGGCGCGTACCGGGGCCTGCGGCACCGCCGCGGCCTGCCCGTCCGCGGGCAGCGCACCAAGACCAATGCGCGGACCCGCAAGGGCCCGAAGAAGACGATGGGGGCCATGCGCAAGAAGGTCGCCGGCCCCGCACACAAGTAG